A section of the Tachysurus fulvidraco isolate hzauxx_2018 chromosome 7, HZAU_PFXX_2.0, whole genome shotgun sequence genome encodes:
- the pcm1 gene encoding pericentriolar material 1 protein isoform X4, with the protein MATGGVPFDDEQELHNWTVSNGSLDDRLNNMDWGVQQKKANRSSEKNRKKLSAVSESRLTNDISPESTPGAGRRRARTPHSFPHIKYTTQMSVPDQAELDRLRQRINFTDLDERSIGSDSQGRVTAANNQRQLSSEPKKPFNFLPLHVNTNKSGDSSASASPAATVGGKEAKKQSLGKELFTPVPVVPVLPVNEPHGAAKASGGPLVDGREESAIDSSQVVSKLVQIREYISRASSMRDDLLEKNDVPANVERLSHLITHLKEQEKSYLRFLQKMLARENEEEEEEDEGATVDSAVCSGSMAESTSLNLEPRSEAVDPTCYRVEGQQKEELENLRKQHDLLQKMLQQQEELRELQNRQAALLTMQNRVEHTMDDTVVTETTGSVSGVSITSELNDELNDLIRRFHNQLHDSQVVPDNRRQAESLSLSREVSRSRSTHSPRGQQTLGAAAVSASSASAKLSKLQELQDKKQTMDKILQELHSLRDQTLNNSSCHGASPRVSERPSVSGRDGNGVSVARQDSSSYDGGGNPAEKLRKLKEVHKRLNELRELVQYYEQTSDMMVDAVNENVNEDEEDETEDGSLFEVMFDSEQENREPITNIRNPAQPQSTPNWMDMNTLTNACSSSNNRVSRLNSQCEVNNRSAANLRSLNVPSVIECQYNRDSSYNGTKHGNGQEDDEDNDDGAEEEDGRRRGRRESSGSGSSRQSSIADDAEFAQKVHRLQTAKQKLQQLRELVAMVQSDDTDTTAANEEEGLQQQPNNIRATAPRAKRELALSDSAREKLYEEKLRQQQQELKQLHEERQRLVEIQGKIQDLQWACPDLQSSTSSAVSGVMMKIPAAASTPAVAPFTSTKSNTIVLKHTTEPAPVTITDNELWSEMRRHHVLREELRQRRKHLESLMAEQQRRSDVHPAHSFTPDDRTMATWGGSTQCPLGEEEDEEEEDDYQSEIGAQEDEDEEEGAESSSTDEPHSYSNRKPSSSGKNRDSVKRSSPRCTQPCTNPRGAKRQENLRWAADLSVTESATHTQTHWQEQTTHLQRQLDFSTAMCQMLLQDQQTLSCMLQSMLTTPCNMLPNNLGAPQVPIIMHQLNHCYTQLAWQQNNINRLKQTLNDLLRQQEQPSSGQQQHQNTGQDSVSPSPFLPFPPINTLNMNNFSPLITGFNLSPMFPPMDSEVQQASGAQASSDQQPDPNMSLKTEYMSFPPPLQRTPLNNAHTRSQDDSKNSSWLNSSLNRSCDKQGSDRGRSDSHDSLSSVPDRIDPSTITKSFRPGRKASAQASLASRDKTPKNRRWRAKNHNNTGLDSDSVSSASELNHEQEKGRERGRERSAQPRPRDSNQSLLDKLTQEKLDSKTKKHNDLSSDGSSDFSLFEALRETIYSEVATLISQNESRPHFLIELFHELQLLNTDYLRQRALFSLQDIVTRHLTEKSVAEEPGSQSELTPSESLVTTDNDVSEKDMRVKIRSRRKRAVEGDSVDSESLLSMSSNLEPFASDDLGNTVIHLDKALVRMREFERMKLKAGFPPPPPLPPPPPAPASAAATASVSTGPPVSNSELSAVTAAAATGAGGHPSANEGQDMRCPQIDTQQLDRQIKAIMTEVIPFLKEHMGEVCSPRILTLVRRMVLTLIQQNDDSREFMRFFHKQLGGILQESLSKFVGRTLQDCGEDLLVDVSEILFNELAFFRLMQDLDQNKHRPKRHTQTTPTKHTPPNEGKKCEGEKTFSPSYFDEDKDRDETEQGRTSLCLNGEREQTDEKLSRDVSEEEDEEEGDGLPLSISLSKAETQALNNYGSGEDENEVEEVEEFEAGSVEVQTSLQDSDNTAEPSQCNRVLLNVAAQETKSDHESTESTEVLCTPAVKSSNSEFMELMEDERDAGAEHTQSKDESAVSVTLPSDESPHDSTTASPQTDSPVLVNADEVGSGNTSQKSDEEDFVKVEDVPMQLAVMCEEELCKQILEEQRNNNLTSEILNGNTEEQNGLVGNAEALKEPETIGAQSA; encoded by the exons ATGGCGACAGGTGGAGTCCCATTTGATGACGAACAGGAGCTGCACAATTGGACTGTTAGCAATGGCAGCCTGGATGACCGGCTCAATAacatg GACTGGGGTGTTCAGCAGAAAAAGGCGAACCGGTCATCAGAGAAGAACAGGAAGAAGCTCTCTGCCGTGTCTGAGAGCCGTCTGACCAACGACATCTCTCCGGAGTCGACACCGGGGGCAGGACGTAGGCGAGCAAGAACACCACACTCCTTTCCTCACATCAAATACACTACACAGATGTCAGTCCCTGATCAGGCCGAGCTTGACCGACTGCGGCAGCGCATTAACTTCACAGACCTAGACGAG AGAAGCATCGGTAGCGACTCCCAGGGACGCGTCACTGCAGCCAACAACCAGCGTCAGCTTTCCTCTGAGCCCAAGAAACCCTTCAACTTTCTCCCTCTTCACGTCAACACTAACAAGAGCGGAGATTCTTCTGCTTCTGCCTCACCTGCTGCCACTGTGGGGGGTAAAGAAGCTAAGAAACAAAGCCTGGGGAAGGAGCTGTTTACTCCAGTGCCTGTGGTACCTGTCCTACCTGTAAATGAGCCACATGGAGCCGCAAAAGCCTCGGGAGGCCCCCTGGTGGACGGGAGGGAAGAATCGGCAATCGACAGCAGCCAG gTGGTCAGTAAGCTGGTGCAGATCCGTGAGTACATTAGCAGAGCCAGCTCTATGAGGGACGACCTGCTGGAGAAGAACGACGTTCCGGCTAATGTCGAGCGCCTCTCTCAcctcatcacacacctgaaggaACAGGAGAAATCTTATTTGCGCTTTTTGCAGAAGATGCTG gcgagagagaatgaggaggaagaggaggaggatgaaggtgCCACGGTGGACTCGGCGGTGTGTTCAGGCTCGATGGCCGAGAGCACGTCTCTGAACTTAGAGCCTCGGTCAGAAGCCGTTGATCCCACC tgttaCCGGGTTGAGGGTCAGCAGAAGGAGGAGTTGGAAAACCTGCGCAAGCAGCATGACCTCCTGCAAAAGATGCTGCAGCAGCAGGAGGAGCTGCGAGAGCTGCAGAACCGACAGGCCGCCCTGCTCACCATGCAGAACCGAGTCGAACACACGATGGACGACACcg ttgtaacagagACTACAGGAAGTGTCTCAGGTGTCAGCATCACTTCAGAACTCAATGATGAACTTAATGACCTCATACGACGCTTCCACAACCAACTGCATGACTCTcag GTGGTGCCTGATAACCGACGTCAGGCTGagagtctgtctctctctagaGAAGTGTCCCGTTCTCGCTCTACCCATAGTCCTCGGGGGCAGCAAACCCTTGGCGCTGCTGCTGTTTCTGCCTCCTCTGCTAGTGCCAAACTCTCAAAACTACAGGAGCTTCAGGACAAGAAGCAGACGATGGACAAAATCTTGCAGGAGCTTCATTCACTCCGAGACCAGACACTAAACAACAGCTCAT GTCATGGTGCATCTCCGCGTGTTTCTGAGCGTCCCTCTGTGTCGGGACGTGACGGGAACGGTGTGTCTGTAGCGAGACAAGATTCTTCATCTTATGACGGAGGAGGAAATCCAGCTGAAAAACTGAG GAAGTTGAAGGAGGTGCACAAGCGTCTGAACGAGCTCAGAGAACTGGTGCAATACTATGAGCAGACGTCTGACATGATGGTGGACGCGGTGAACGAGAATGTGAAcgaagatgaggaggatgagaCTGAAGACGGGTCACTGTTTGAAGTCATGTTCGATTCAGAACAGGAGAACCGAGAACCCATCACTAATATCAG aaatcCTGCTCAGCCTCAGTCCACACCTAACTGGATGGACATGAATACACTGACAAACGCTTGCAGCAGCTCCAACAACAGAGTCAGTCGTCTAAACTCTCAGTGTGAAGTCAACAACCGCTCAGCTGCTAACCTGCGTAGCCTCAACGTGCCCTCTGTTATAG AGTGCCAGTATAACCGAGACAGCTCCTACAACGGTACTAAGCACGGTAATGGACAGGAAGATGACGAGGACAATGATGACGGAGCTGAGGAGGAAGATggaaggaggagaggaagaagagagagctCTGGTTCAGGGTCCAGTCGCCAAAGCAGCATCGCAGATGACGCAGAGTTTGCTCAGAAAGTTCATCGTCTccaaacagccaagcagaaacTACAGCAGCTCCGTGAGCTTGTCGCCATGGTGCAG agTGATGACACAGACACCACTGCAGCCAATGAGGAAGAAGGATTGCAGCAGCAACCCAACAACATCCGAGCAACTGCACCAAGGGCCAAGAGAGAACTTGCGCTGTCTGACTCAGCCAG agagaagCTGTATGAGGAGAAGCtgaggcagcagcagcaggagctAAAGCAGCTTcatgaggagagacagagactggtGGAAATCCAGGGCAAAATCCAGGACCTGCAGTGGGCTTGTCCTGATTTACAG TCCTCGACGTCTAGTGCGGTGAGTGGTGTGATGATGAAGATCCCTGCTGCAGCTTCCACTCCTGCTGTTGCCCCTTTTACATCAACCAAGAGTAACACCATCGTGCTCAAACACACCACTGAGCCCGCGCCTGTTACCATTACAGACAACGAg TTGTGGTCAGAGATGCGCAGACACCATGTCCTGCGTGAGGAACTGAGGCAACGACGGAAACATTTGGAAAGTCTGATGGCCGAGCAGCAGAGGAGGAGTGACGTGCACCCTGCACACAGCTTTACCCCAGATGACAG AACCATGGCAACGTGGGGCGGCTCCACGCAGTGTCCACTgggtgaggaggaggatgaagaagaagaagatgattaCCAATCTGAGATTGGTGCGCAagaagatgaggatgaagaagagggAGCAGAGTCGAGCTCCACTGATGAACCACACTCATACTCTAACAGGAAGCCCAGCAGCAGTGGCAAGAACAgggacag TGTAAAGCGTTCATCTCCACGTTGCACTCAGCCTTGTACCAATCCCAGAGGGGCAAAGAGGCAGGAAAACCTGCGCTGGGCTGCTgacctgtcagtcacagagagtgctacacacacacagacacactggcaGGAGCAGACCACACACCTGCAGAGACAGCTGGACTTCAGCACAGCCATGTGTCAGATGCTGCTGCAGGaccagcag ACTCTTTCATGCATGTTGCAGTCCATGTTGACGACACCGTGTAACATGTTGCCAAATAACCTGGGTGCACCGCAGGTTCCCATCATCATGCACCAGCTCAACCACTGTTACACACAACTCGCCTGGCAACAGAACAACATCAATAG GTTGAAGCAAACACTCAATGACCTCCTTCGACAGCAAGAGCAGCCATCCTCGGGGCAACAGCAGCATCAGAACACTGGGCAGGATTCAGTCTCACCCTCACCATTCCTACCCTTCCCTCCTATCAACACGCTTAACATGAACAACTTTTCCCCTCTCATCAccg GCTTTAATCTCTCTCCCATGTTCCCACCTATGGACTCAGAGGTGCAGCAGGCATCAGGAGCTCAGGCCAGCTCAGATCAGCAACCCGACCCCAACATGTCCCTAAAAACAGAGTACATGAGCTTCCCACCTCCGCTACAGAGGACCCCCCTTAACAACGCACATACACG CTCACAAGATGACTCTAAAAACTCCAGCTGGCTGAACTCCTCCCTGAACAGGTCATGTGACAAACAAGGCAGTGACCGAGGGCGGTCGGACTCCCATGATTCCCTGAGCAGCGTGCCTGACCGTATCGACCCCTCCACCATCACAAAGAGCTTCAGACCTGGACGCAAAGCCTCTGCTCAGGCCAGCCTTGCATCCAGAGACAAAACACCAAAGAACCGACGCTGGAGGGCCAAGAACCACAACAACACTG GTTTGGACAGTGACAGTGTTTCGAGTGCCTCAGAGCTTAATCATGAGCAGGaaaaggggagggagagaggacgAGAGCGCTCGGCTCAGCCAAGGCCGCGAGATTCAAACCAGAGCCTCCTGGATAAACTTACCCAGGAGAAACTGGACAGCAAGACCAAGAAGCACAATGACCTCTCCTCAG atgGCAGCAGTGACTTCTCCCTGTTTGAGGCTCTGAGGGAGACGATCTACTCAGAAGTGGCCACTCTGATCTCACAGAACGAGTCTCGTCCACACTTCCTCATTGAGCTCTTCCATGAGCTGCAGCTTCTCAACACGGACTACCTTCGCCAGAGGGCACTCTTCTcacttcag GACATTGTAACCAGGCACCTGACTGAGAAGAGTGTTGCAGAGGAGCCGGGGTCACAGTCTGAGCTCACTCCTAGTGAGAGTCTTGTTACTACAGACAAT GACGTATCTGAGAAAGACATGAGGGTGAAAATCCGCTCTCGAAGAAAGAGAGCTGTGGAGGGAGATTCTGTGGACAGTGAGAGCTTGTTGTCCATGTCCTCGAACCTGGAGCCATTTGCCAGCGATGACCTGG GTAACACAGTGATTCATTTAGATAAAGCTCTGGTGAGAATGCGGGAGTTTGAGCGTATGAAACTAAAGGCTgggtttcctcctcctcctccacttcctcctcctcctcctgctcctgcttCTGCTGCTGCCACTGCTTCTGTGTCTACGGGACCCCCTGTCTCTAATTCTGAGCTCTCAGCtgttactgctgctgctgccactGGTGCTGGTGGTCATCCATCTGCTAATGAAG gtcaggACATGCGCTGCCCTCAGATTGACACACAGCAGTTGGATAGACAGATCAAAGCCATCATGACAGAAGTCATCCCCTTCCTGAAG GAGCACATGGGTGAGGTTTGTTCTCCACGTATTCTGACGTTAGTTAGGCGCATGGTCCTGACACTGATTCAGCAAAACGATGACAGTCGAGAGTTCATGCGATTCTTCCACAAACAACTAGGAGGAATCCTACAG gagTCCCTGAGTAAGTTTGTCGGCCGAACGCTGCAGGACTGTGGTGAGGATCTGCTGGTGGACGTCTCTGAGATCCTCTTTAATGAACTTGCCTTTTTCAGGCTCATGCAAGACCTTGACCAGAACAAACACCGCCCTAAGAGACATACACAGACCACGCCCACTAAGCACACCCCCCCCAATGAG GGGAAGAAGTGTGAAGGAGAAAAGACCTTCTCACCTTCTTATTTTGATGAGGATAAA GACAGGGACGAGACGGAGCAGGGAAGGACAAGTCTCTGTCTCaacggagagagagaacaaacagATGAAAAACTGAGCAGGGACGTCTCGGAGGAGGAAGACGAAGAGGAAGGAGACGGACTGCCACTGTCTATAA GCTTGTCCAAAGCAGAGACACAGGCACTGAATAACTACGGCAGCGGTGAGGATGAGAATGAGGTCGAGGAGGTTGAGGAGTTTGAGGCTGGATCTGTAGAAGTTCAGACATCCCTGCAGGACTCAGACAACACCGCTGAACcctcacag TGTAACAGAGTTTTACTGAATGTAGCTGCACAGGAGACCAAGTCAGACCACGAGAGCACTGAAAGtactgaag TGCTCTGTACACCTGCAGTGAAGAGCTCTAATTCAGAGTTTATGGAGTTGATGGAGGACGAGCGAGATGCTGGAGCTGAGCACACACAGAGCAAGGACGAGTCTGCTGTCTCCGTCACTCTGCCTTCAGATGAAAGTCCTCATGACTCCACCACAGCAAGCCCTCAGACTGACTCGCCCGTTCTAGTTAACGCAGAT GAGGTCGGGTCTGGAAACACTAGTCAGAAATCTGATGAGGAGGATTTCGTCAAGGTTGAAGACGTCCCGATGCAGCTGGCggtgatgtgtgag gaggagcTGTGTAAGCAGATCTTAGAGGAACAGAGGAACAATAATCTGACCAGTGAGATCCTGAACGGAAACACAGAGGAGCAGAATGGACTTGTAGGCAATGCAGAAGCACTCAAAGAGCCTG AAACCATTGGAGCCCAGAGCGCATGA